In the genome of Ictalurus furcatus strain D&B chromosome 13, Billie_1.0, whole genome shotgun sequence, one region contains:
- the rhbdf1b gene encoding inactive rhomboid protein 1 — MSMAEADEESSSQQRKKPPWHYLDIPSTQGPTEELNNFIQPWARNSLYLRSASVPTENIQLRYPIVDPYASRRPSVLRKPSLSQTIKRGTADWFGVSKDIDTTLKWQRKSLRHCNQRYGKLKPQVLREMDLPSQDNISITSTETPPPLYVPAAHHGMQKIVDPLARGRAFRNMDDVDAFNGSQTPITPGAVSLCSLTSSRSGFNRLPHRRKRESVAKMGFRAAAALLKGRSVKDGTMRRVHRRSFAVNSFMEDDTGEFLDELDTSFFRRDGLVQEELSTYADDVFESPSEAAIRENDANKVPCETDLTGSALGKPELERSHLMLPLERGWRKGREGSLVQPKVRLRQEVVSVNGQKRGQRITVPVTRLFAREKRPYGLGIVGRLTNRTYRKRIDSYVKRQIEDMNNHRPFFTYWITFVHLLITILSVSIYGIAPIGFSQHETVDSVLRNKGIYENVKYVQQENFWVGPNSVALIHLGAKFSPCMRQDQQVHDLIQEKREKERHSACCVRNDQSGCVQTSQEQCSSTMAVWVKWPQHPSVPYLDGKLLKYGSVCHQDPRTCLEPASVAPHEWPDDITKWPICTRYSSGNHTNLPHIDCVITGRPCCIGTKGRCEITSREYCDFMQGYFHEEATLCSQVHCMDDVCGLLPFLNPEVPDQFYRLWLSLFLHAGILHCLVSVCFQMTILRDLEKLAGWLRISIIYILSGITGNLASAIFLPYRAEVGPAGSQFGILACLFVELFQSWQILARPWRAFIKLLCVVLFLFAVGLLPWIDNFAHICGFISGFFLSFAFLPYISFGRMDMYRKRCQILVSLTLFLGIFSSFVVLFYVYPVKCEWCELLTCLPLTDKFCEKYDLNAHLH, encoded by the exons ATGAGCATGGCTGAAGCTGATGAGGAGAGCAGCAGTCAGCAGCGGAAGAAGCCACCATGGCATTATCTGGATATCCCCAGCACACAGGGCCCCACGGAGGAGCTAAACAACTTCATACAG CCATGGGCACGTAACAGTCTGTACCTGCGCAGTGCCAGCGTGCCCACAGAGAACATTCAGCTCAGATACCCAATTGTGGACCCCTATGCCTCTCGAAGACCCTCGGTACTGCGCAAACCCTCCCTTTCACAGACCATCAAGAG GGGTACGGCAGACTGGTTTGGGGTCAGTAAGGATATCGACACCACTCTGAAATGGCAGAGGAAGAGCCTGCGCCACTGCAACCAGCGCTATGGCAAGCTAAAACCGCAGGTGCTCCGAGAGATGGACCTACCCAGCCAGGACAACATCTCCATAACAAGCACAGAGACTCCACCACCACTTTATGTCCCAGCAGCACACCATGGCATGCAGAAG ATTGTGGACCCACTGGCTCGGGGCCGAGCATTTCGTAACATGGATGATGTGGATGCTTTCAATGGGTCTCAAACTCCTATCACCCCTGGAGCTGTCTCCCTGTGCTCTCTCACCAGCTCCCGTTCTGGCTTCAACCGTTTGCCACACAGGCGCAAAAGAGAGTCTGTGGCCAAAATGGGCTTCAGAGCAGCCGCAGCTCTCCTGAAG GGCCGTTCTGTGAAGGATGGCACAATGCGTCGAGTACACAGACGCAGCTTTGCTGTAAACAGCTTCATGGAAGATGACACAGGGGAATTCCTAGATGAACTGGACACCTCCTTTTTTAGAAGG gatggaCTGGTACAGGAGGAACTATCCACATATGCAGACGATGTGTTTGAGTCGCCCTCTGAGGCCGCCATTCGTGAGAATGATGCAAACAAAGTGCCCTGTGAGACAGATTTAACAGGCAGCGCCCTGGGAAAGCCTGAGCTAGAAAGGAGTCACCTAATGCT GCCACTTGAGAGGGGCTGGAGAAAAGGCAGGGAAGGCTCTCTGGTCCAACCTAAAGTGCGCTTACGCCAGGAAGTTGTGAGTGTGAATGGCCAGAAACGGGGTCAGCGCATCACTGTGCCCGTTACAAGGCTGTTTGCCCGTGAGAAACGTCCTTATGGCCTGGGCATAGTGGGAAGGCTGACCAACCGCACGTACCGCAAACGCATTGACAGCTATGTGAAGAGACAGATAGAAGACATGAACAACCACAG GCCTTTCTTCACATATTGGATAACATTTGTCCACTTGCTCATCACCATCCTGTCAGTTTCCATCTATGGCATTGCACCTATTGGCTTCTCCCAACATGAAACTGTAGATTCT GTACTAAGAAATAAAGGCATTTATGAGAATGTCAAGTATGTGCAGCAAGAGAACTTCTGGGTTGGACCAAACTCG GTGGCGCTGATACATTTGGGAGCCAAATTCTCACCGTGCATGCGCCAAGACCAGCAGGTGCATGACCTGATCCAGGAGAAGAGGGAGAAGGAGCGCCACTCAGCCTGCTGTGTCCGAAATGACCAATCAGGCTGCGTGCAGACCTCTCAGGAACAGTGTTCG AGTACAATGGCTGTCTGGGTAAAGTGGCCTCAGCACCCAAGCGTTCCATATCTAGATGGCAAATTACTCAAGTACGGCTCAGTTTGTCACCAAGACCCAAG GACTTGTCTGGAGCCAGCCTCGGTCGCACCTCATGAGTGGCCtgatgacatcaccaaatgGCCA ATCTGCACCAGGTACAGCAGTGGAAACCACACAAACCTGCCACACATAGACTGTGTGATCACAGGCCGGCCATGCTGCATTGGAACCAAAGGAAG gtgTGAAATCACTTCCAGAGAGTACTGTGACTTTATGCAGGGCTATTTTCATGAAGAGGCCACGCTTTGCTCCCAG GTGCATTGCATGGATGATGTGTGTGGCCTGCTGCCTTTTCTCAACCCAGAGGTCCCAGATCAGTTCTATCGCCTGTGGCTGTCTCTCTTCCTGCATGCTGG GATTCTGCACTGTCTCGTgtctgtgtgcttccaaatgaCCATCTTGAGGGATTTGGAAAAATTAGCAGGGTGGCTTCGAATATCAATCATCTACATCCTCAGCGGCATTACAGGCAACTTGGCCAGTGCCATATTTCTTCCTTACAGAGCTGAG GTCGGCCCAGCCGGCTCTCAGTTTGGCATCCTTGCCTGTCTGTTCGTAGAGCTGTTCCAGAGCTGGCAGATCCTGGCGCGGCCATGGCGGGCCTTCATCAAGCTGCTGTGTGTGGTTCTCTTCCTTTTCGCCGTTGGCCTGCTGCCTTGGATTGACAACTTCGCCCACATTTGCGGCTTCATCTCAggcttcttcctctccttcgCATTCCTGCCTTACATCAGCTTTGGCCGAATGGACATGTACCGCAAGCGCTGCCAGATATTGGTCTCGCTCACACTCTTTCTGGGAATCTTCTCCAGTTTTGTGGTGCTCTTCTATGTGTATCCAGTCaagtgtgaatggtgtgagCTGCTTACCTGCCTCCCTCTGACGGACAAGTTCTGTGAGAAATATGACCTCAACGCTCACCTCCACTGA